A stretch of Pseudomonas sp. LRP2-20 DNA encodes these proteins:
- a CDS encoding DUF294 nucleotidyltransferase-like domain-containing protein has product MSKKDAYSQAGRTAVLQNIQGTLQFLQRFPPFNQMEQSHLAFLVEQCQLRFYASGESIIKPADGPVEHFYIVKQGRVVGERQHLVKPGVETTFEITGGECFPLAALLGERATRTEHLAGEDTFCLQLNKTAFIRVFSMSEVFRDFALRGVSSLLDQVNQQVRQRAVETLGTQYSLNTPLGELAMRHPVVCAPDTPLREAVRLMHEQQVGSIVVVDPQRYPVGIFTLRDLRQVVAAADADLGAPIELHMTARPFYLSPQASAFDAAMAMTERHIAHVCLVDNQRLCGVVSERDLFSLQRVDLVHLARTIRHAPRLDSLVQLRGEIGQLVERMLAHGASSTQITQIITLLNDHTVCRVIELAIAERGDPGVPFSWLCFGSEGRREQTLHTDQDNGILFEAADDTEAEAIRARLLPLAQYINQCLAQCGFTLCKGNVMAGNPELCLSRAQWARRFAGFVREASPENLLGSSIYFDLRVVWGDEQGCEQLRRQLLEQVADNRIFQRMLADNALRQRPPVGRLREFVLTRQGNDKAATLDLKVQGLTPFVDGARLLALANGIGACNTLERLRQLVDKGVIEALDGAAYEEAYHFIQQTRMQQHQRQTRDNLPYSNRLDPDSLNHLDRRILRESLRQAQRLQSSLALRYQL; this is encoded by the coding sequence ATGAGCAAAAAGGACGCCTACAGTCAGGCGGGCAGAACGGCAGTACTGCAGAACATCCAGGGCACCTTGCAGTTCCTGCAGCGTTTCCCGCCGTTCAACCAGATGGAGCAGAGCCACCTGGCCTTCCTGGTGGAACAATGCCAGCTGCGCTTCTATGCCAGCGGCGAAAGCATCATCAAACCCGCAGACGGGCCGGTCGAGCATTTCTACATCGTCAAGCAAGGCCGTGTGGTCGGCGAGCGCCAGCACCTGGTCAAGCCTGGGGTGGAAACCACCTTCGAAATCACCGGTGGCGAATGCTTCCCGCTGGCGGCGCTGCTCGGCGAGCGGGCGACACGCACCGAACATCTGGCCGGTGAAGACACCTTTTGCCTGCAATTGAACAAAACTGCGTTCATCCGCGTGTTCTCGATGTCGGAAGTGTTTCGAGATTTTGCACTGCGCGGGGTCAGCAGCCTGCTCGACCAAGTCAACCAGCAGGTACGTCAACGTGCAGTGGAAACCCTCGGCACCCAATACTCGCTGAATACCCCGCTGGGCGAACTGGCCATGCGTCACCCGGTGGTCTGCGCGCCGGATACACCCTTGCGCGAGGCGGTGCGGCTGATGCATGAACAGCAGGTCGGCAGCATCGTCGTGGTCGACCCGCAGCGCTACCCGGTGGGCATCTTCACCCTGCGCGACCTGCGCCAGGTGGTGGCCGCCGCCGATGCCGACCTCGGTGCACCGATCGAACTGCACATGACCGCCAGGCCGTTCTACCTCAGCCCACAGGCCAGCGCCTTCGATGCGGCCATGGCGATGACCGAACGGCATATCGCCCACGTCTGCCTGGTGGACAACCAGCGCCTGTGTGGCGTGGTGTCCGAGCGTGACCTGTTCTCCCTGCAGCGGGTCGACCTGGTGCACCTGGCGCGTACCATCCGCCATGCGCCACGCCTCGATTCGCTGGTGCAGCTGCGTGGCGAGATCGGCCAACTGGTCGAGCGCATGCTCGCCCATGGCGCCTCCTCGACGCAGATCACCCAGATCATCACCCTGCTCAACGACCACACGGTGTGCCGGGTGATCGAGCTGGCGATTGCCGAACGTGGCGACCCCGGCGTGCCCTTCAGCTGGCTGTGCTTCGGCAGCGAAGGGCGCCGCGAGCAGACCCTGCACACCGACCAGGACAACGGCATCCTCTTCGAAGCCGCCGACGACACCGAAGCCGAGGCCATTCGCGCACGCCTGCTGCCCTTGGCGCAGTACATCAACCAGTGCCTGGCCCAGTGCGGTTTCACCCTGTGCAAGGGCAACGTCATGGCCGGCAACCCCGAGCTGTGCCTGTCACGCGCACAGTGGGCACGGCGCTTTGCCGGTTTCGTGCGCGAGGCCAGCCCGGAGAACCTGCTGGGTTCGAGCATCTACTTCGACCTGCGCGTGGTCTGGGGCGATGAACAGGGCTGTGAACAACTGCGCCGGCAGCTGCTGGAGCAGGTGGCGGACAACCGCATCTTCCAGCGCATGCTGGCCGACAACGCCTTGCGCCAGCGCCCGCCGGTGGGCCGCCTGCGCGAGTTCGTGCTGACCCGCCAGGGCAACGACAAGGCCGCCACCCTCGACCTCAAGGTCCAGGGCCTGACGCCCTTCGTCGATGGCGCCCGGCTGCTGGCACTGGCCAATGGCATTGGCGCCTGCAACACCCTGGAGCGCCTGCGCCAGCTGGTCGACAAGGGGGTCATCGAGGCGCTCGACGGCGCCGCTTATGAAGAGGCCTACCACTTCATCCAGCAAACCCGCATGCAGCAGCACCAGCGCCAGACCCGCGACAACCTGCCGTACTCCAACCGCCTCGATCCGGACAGCCTCAACCATCTGGACCGGCGCATCCTGCGCGAATCCCTGCGCCAGGCCCAGCGCCTGCAGAGCAGCCTGGCCCTGCGGTATCAGTTATGA
- a CDS encoding response regulator encodes MAEHDDILSDAEREALAVLSAPVAPSPVVLIVDDNPVNSEALKLYLKSRGIECMTADGAQEAMFKLHYEPRIALMITDLRMEPKDGLELIRQIRETERAALSIIVVSGDTDVKEAVDVMHLGVVDFLLKPVDLGKLLGLVKRELRIE; translated from the coding sequence ATGGCTGAGCATGACGACATCCTGAGTGACGCCGAACGCGAGGCATTGGCCGTGTTGAGTGCGCCCGTTGCGCCTAGTCCGGTGGTGTTGATCGTCGATGACAACCCGGTGAACAGTGAGGCACTCAAGCTGTACCTGAAGAGCAGGGGCATCGAGTGCATGACTGCTGATGGTGCGCAGGAGGCAATGTTCAAGCTGCATTACGAACCGCGCATCGCCCTGATGATTACTGACCTGCGCATGGAGCCCAAGGATGGCCTTGAACTGATCCGGCAGATTCGTGAGACGGAGCGGGCGGCGTTGTCGATCATCGTGGTGTCGGGCGACACCGATGTGAAGGAGGCGGTGGACGTGATGCACCTGGGGGTGGTGGATTTTCTGCTGAAACCGGTGGATCTGGGGAAACTGCTGGGGTTGGTGAAAAGAGAGTTACGGATCGAATAG